In candidate division KSB1 bacterium, one DNA window encodes the following:
- a CDS encoding phage integrase N-terminal SAM-like domain-containing protein codes for MTGLLSPREEQPPSFSSLPKLLEQVRAMIRARHFRPRTAEARVGWIKRFVRFNILRHPYEMRTPGVNHFFSRLATREKVPASAQNQAMQALLFQYNQVLNLPLGQLGGIIRAKKPGRPSGRAHMR; via the coding sequence TTGACCGGCCTTCTTTCCCCTCGCGAGGAGCAACCACCTTCATTTTCATCCCTGCCCAAGCTTCTCGAGCAAGTACGAGCCATGATCCGTGCCAGGCACTTTCGTCCTCGCACTGCAGAGGCCCGTGTCGGCTGGATCAAGCGCTTCGTTCGATTTAATATTCTCCGCCATCCGTACGAAATGCGCACGCCGGGGGTTAATCACTTTTTCTCCCGCCTCGCCACCCGGGAAAAAGTCCCTGCTTCTGCGCAGAATCAGGCCATGCAAGCCCTCTTGTTTCAATACAACCAGGTGCTCAACCTGCCGCTCGGGCAATTGGGCGGGATCATTCGCGCAAAGAAACCGGGGCGCCCTTCCGGTCGTGCTCACATGCGTTGA